Proteins encoded in a region of the Brassica rapa cultivar Chiifu-401-42 unplaced genomic scaffold, CAAS_Brap_v3.01 Scaffold0168, whole genome shotgun sequence genome:
- the LOC117129811 gene encoding uncharacterized protein LOC117129811 has translation MVELCTTVTPDEWNRGGEVVTKQMGEGKWIQENHGTLGVIQRSLSSSTLEADGHEGTAKELSESMEAVYEDRSHLCKVFVVKRAIENLKQDGEELSKHLERFKSLWAELKALRPSTSDKDILKRRLEQDEVFSLLLSLDKSYDKLVRKILTEEILPDVESVCGLVKHEQATMQPDKRRKITELEQVITGKSLYSAYIGDIKDGDSLTSRHEKGGADEVITRREWDAFVAKAKALTASKKQGGHSVRSKPIIVDSGASHHMISDRSLMDEVRAATGNVQIANGDKIPIEGIGSLKLFDRESTALYLPQFTSNLISVKRATVDLQCQVVFRPQEVEFQDLVTGQVIGKGSSTNNLYQLQSTKLSKPSISICMSSTADGYEKSKYTWVTLLPSKDRVLEAFINFQAYVTNHYNATVKVLRSDNGVVSACYLINRTPTKVLRDLSL, from the exons ATGGTGGAGCTATGTACAACAGTTACTCCTGATGAGTGGAATCGTGGGGGTGAAGTGGTTACAAAGCAGATGGGTGAAGGCAAGTGGATTCAAGAGAATCATGGAACACTTGGGGTCATCCAGAGGTCGCTCTCAAGTTCAACCCTGGAAGCTGATGGTCATGAAGGGACAGCTAAGGAGTTGTCGGAGAGTATGGAAGCTGTGTATGAGGACAGATCGCATCTATGCAAGGTTTTTGTGGTTAAGCGGGCCATTGAGAATCTGAAGCAAGATGGAGAAGAGCTCAGTAAGCATCTTGAACGGTTTAAGAGCTTATGGGCAGAGTTGAAGGCGCTCAGACCGAGTACCTCAGATAAAGACATACTGAAGAGAAGGCTAGAGCAAGATGAAGTGTTTAGTCTTCTGCTGAGTTTGGATAAGTCTTATGATAAACTGGTCAGGAAGATCCTCACGGAAGAAATCCTACCTGATGTGGAGAGTGTGTGTGGTTTGGTGAAGCATGAGCAAGCAACGATGCAGCCGGATAAGAGGAGAAAGATTACTGAGCTAGAACAAGTAATCACCGGCAAGAGCTTGTATTCAGCATACATAGGAGACATAAAAGATGGGGATAGCTTAACAAGCAGACACGAGAAGGGTGGAGCGGATGAGGTGATTACCAGAAGAGAGTGGGATGCATTTGTAGCCAAAGCAAAAGCACTCACTGCATCAAAGAAGCAAGGAGGTCATTCAGTAAGGTCTAAACCTATTATTGTGGATTCTGGAGCCAGTCATcacatgatcagtgataggagtcTGATGGATGAAGTGAGAGCAGCTACTGGAAATGTTCAgatagcaaatggagataaaattCCTATAGAAGGGATAGGAAGCTTGAAGCTATTTGACAGGGAGTCAACAGCCTTGTACCTGCCTCAGTTTACCTCCAATTTGATATCTGTAAAGAGAGCTACTGTTGACTTGCaatgtcaagtagtattcaggccaCAGGAGGTTGAGTTTCAAGATCTTGTTACGGGTCAAGTGATTGGAAAGGGGAGCAGTACCAACAATCTATACCAGCTACAATCAACTAAGCTCTCTAAACCCTCTATCTCTATATGCatgagtagtactgctgatggct ATGAAAAATCTAAGTATACATGGGTCACATTGCTTCCTTCCAAGGATAGAGTGTTAGAGGCATTTATAAACTTCCAAGCTTATGTCACTAATCACTataatgctactgtgaaggtactaagGTCAGacaatggag ttgtCTCAgcatgttatctcatcaacaggacaccgACGAAAGTTCTGAGGGATCTATCTCTATGA